One Halogeometricum sp. S1BR25-6 DNA segment encodes these proteins:
- a CDS encoding heavy metal translocating P-type ATPase — translation MGTRTAHLDITGMSCANCSSTVGEALESLDGVSEANVNFATDEGSVEYDPEEVSLGEIVDAIEQSGYGIVTETASIGISDMTCSNCADTNQTALESVPGVVSAEVNYATDEAQVVYNPAETSLDALYDAIEEAGYSPVREDADEGDDSGQNARDAAREAEIRKQLRLTLFGAALSAPLLFFLVEKFLLGGGVVPDRILGVEFGWVEFALATPVQVVLGWPFYKNSYKALVKNGRANMDVLIALGSTTAYVYSVAVLLGLIAGGLYFDTAALILVFITLGNYLEARSKGQAGEALRKLLEMEAETATVVRDDGSEEEIPLEDVEVGDRMKVRPGEQIPTDGVVVDGQSAVDESMVTGESVPVEKGEGDEVVGSTINENGVLVVEATKVGKDTALQQIVQTVKEAQSRQPDIQNLADRISAYFVPAVIANALLWGVVWYLFPGILAGFVEWLPVWGLVAGGPAVAGGSVSVFEFAIIVFASAVLIACPCALGLATPAATMVGTTIGAQNGVLFKGGDILERAKDVDTVVFDKTGTLTKGEMELTDVVVFDGDGQPITDGGDTAPDGGQLTARDRLSEDDVLRLAATAESGSEHPLARAIVDEAKERGIDVTDPDDFENVPGHGIEATVGDSEVLVGNRKLLRDNGIDPSPAQDTMERLENEGKTAMLVAYEDELVGVVADADTIKESAKDAVRQLQERGVDVMMITGDNERTARAVAEQVGIDPENVRAEVLPEDKSDAVEAIQDEGRKAMMVGDGVNDAPALAVAYVGTAIGSGTDVAIEAADVTLMRDDPLDVVKAIRISDATLAKIKQNLVWALGYNTAMIPLASLGLLQPVLAAGAMAFSSVSVLSNSLLFRRYTPDHDYKLLGKLR, via the coding sequence ATGGGAACGCGAACGGCACATCTCGATATCACGGGGATGTCCTGTGCCAACTGTTCGTCGACAGTTGGCGAGGCGCTGGAGTCCCTCGACGGGGTGTCCGAAGCGAACGTCAACTTCGCCACGGACGAGGGCTCTGTCGAGTACGACCCCGAGGAGGTATCGCTCGGAGAGATCGTCGACGCTATCGAGCAGTCGGGCTACGGTATCGTCACGGAGACGGCGAGCATCGGCATCTCCGATATGACGTGTTCGAACTGCGCCGACACGAACCAGACCGCGCTGGAATCCGTACCGGGCGTCGTCTCCGCGGAGGTGAACTACGCCACCGACGAGGCGCAGGTCGTCTACAATCCCGCGGAGACGTCACTCGACGCGCTCTATGACGCCATCGAGGAGGCCGGCTACTCGCCGGTCCGTGAGGACGCCGACGAGGGTGACGACTCGGGCCAGAACGCTCGTGACGCCGCGCGGGAGGCCGAGATTCGGAAGCAACTCCGGCTGACGCTGTTCGGTGCTGCGCTGTCGGCCCCGCTTCTGTTCTTCCTCGTCGAGAAGTTCCTGCTCGGCGGCGGCGTGGTGCCGGACCGAATCCTCGGTGTCGAGTTCGGTTGGGTGGAGTTCGCCCTCGCAACGCCGGTGCAGGTCGTTCTCGGGTGGCCGTTCTACAAGAACTCCTACAAGGCGCTCGTGAAGAACGGCCGCGCCAACATGGACGTGCTCATCGCGCTGGGGTCGACGACGGCGTACGTCTACTCCGTCGCCGTCCTGCTGGGCCTCATCGCGGGCGGACTGTACTTCGATACCGCCGCCCTCATCCTCGTGTTCATCACGCTGGGCAACTACCTCGAGGCCCGTTCAAAAGGGCAGGCTGGCGAGGCCCTCCGGAAACTGCTGGAGATGGAAGCCGAGACGGCCACCGTCGTCCGCGACGACGGCAGCGAAGAGGAGATTCCGCTCGAGGACGTCGAGGTGGGCGACCGGATGAAGGTCCGCCCCGGCGAGCAGATTCCGACCGACGGCGTCGTCGTGGACGGACAGAGCGCCGTCGACGAGTCGATGGTCACCGGCGAGTCCGTCCCCGTCGAGAAGGGCGAGGGCGACGAAGTCGTCGGGTCGACCATCAACGAGAACGGCGTCCTCGTCGTCGAGGCAACGAAGGTCGGGAAGGACACCGCCCTCCAGCAGATCGTCCAGACGGTCAAGGAGGCGCAGTCCCGCCAGCCCGACATCCAGAATCTTGCTGACCGCATCTCGGCGTACTTCGTGCCCGCAGTCATCGCGAACGCCCTGCTCTGGGGTGTTGTTTGGTATCTGTTCCCCGGAATTCTCGCAGGCTTCGTCGAGTGGCTCCCGGTGTGGGGCCTCGTGGCCGGCGGCCCCGCCGTCGCTGGCGGCAGTGTGTCGGTCTTCGAGTTCGCGATCATCGTGTTCGCGTCGGCCGTTCTCATCGCCTGTCCCTGCGCGCTCGGGCTGGCGACGCCCGCGGCGACGATGGTGGGGACGACCATCGGCGCACAGAACGGCGTCCTGTTCAAGGGCGGTGACATCCTCGAACGGGCGAAAGATGTCGACACGGTCGTCTTCGACAAGACCGGGACGCTGACGAAAGGCGAGATGGAACTGACCGACGTCGTCGTTTTCGACGGTGACGGACAGCCGATCACAGACGGCGGCGACACCGCTCCCGATGGTGGCCAATTAACCGCACGTGACCGCCTCAGCGAGGACGACGTGTTGCGGCTTGCAGCCACGGCCGAGAGCGGGAGCGAGCACCCGCTCGCCCGCGCAATCGTCGATGAAGCCAAAGAGCGCGGGATCGACGTGACCGACCCGGACGACTTCGAAAACGTCCCCGGCCATGGCATTGAAGCGACCGTCGGTGACAGCGAGGTGCTGGTCGGCAATCGGAAGCTCCTCCGCGACAACGGAATCGATCCCTCGCCCGCTCAGGACACGATGGAGCGCCTCGAGAACGAGGGGAAGACAGCTATGCTCGTCGCCTACGAGGACGAACTGGTTGGAGTGGTCGCTGATGCCGACACGATTAAAGAGAGCGCGAAGGACGCCGTGCGCCAACTGCAGGAACGCGGCGTCGACGTGATGATGATCACCGGTGACAACGAGCGCACCGCCCGCGCGGTCGCCGAGCAGGTCGGCATCGATCCCGAGAACGTCCGCGCGGAGGTCCTCCCGGAGGACAAATCGGACGCCGTTGAGGCCATTCAAGATGAGGGGCGTAAGGCGATGATGGTGGGCGACGGCGTCAACGATGCGCCCGCCCTCGCCGTCGCGTACGTGGGGACGGCCATCGGCTCGGGGACGGACGTGGCCATTGAGGCGGCGGACGTGACGCTGATGCGCGACGACCCCCTCGACGTCGTGAAGGCCATCCGCATCTCGGACGCGACGCTCGCGAAGATCAAGCAGAACCTCGTCTGGGCGCTCGGGTACAACACCGCGATGATCCCGCTGGCGTCGCTGGGCCTACTCCAACCGGTGCTCGCTGCCGGTGCGATGGCGTTCTCCAGCGTGTCGGTGCTGTCGAACAGCCTGCTGTTCCGACGGTACACCCCCGATCACGACTACAAACTGCTCGGGAAACTCCGCTGA
- a CDS encoding AsnC family transcriptional regulator: MRDLDETDMEILSLLAEDARRPFSAIGETVGLSGPAVSDRVKRLRESGIINRFTVDVNRKVLRAGVPVFVQVEHAVNSTESLRERLTDVEGVEHVFVTAEGDVWFYGRAENQNVRRWIESLLRDFDVNYSVTLVDQAEWTPSIDGTAFAITCVECGNTVDNEGESARIADRVYHFCCSSCHTKFEKQYQKLEEQA; this comes from the coding sequence ATGCGTGATTTAGACGAGACAGACATGGAGATCCTCTCACTACTAGCGGAGGATGCGCGTAGACCGTTCAGCGCGATCGGCGAGACGGTCGGGCTTTCCGGCCCGGCGGTCTCTGATCGAGTGAAGCGGCTGCGAGAATCAGGTATCATCAACCGCTTCACAGTCGACGTCAACCGGAAAGTACTCCGTGCCGGTGTTCCCGTATTCGTACAGGTTGAACACGCAGTCAACAGTACGGAGTCACTTCGAGAAAGGCTCACGGACGTGGAGGGCGTCGAACACGTGTTCGTCACCGCCGAAGGAGACGTTTGGTTCTACGGGCGGGCAGAGAATCAGAACGTTCGCCGTTGGATCGAGAGTCTCTTGAGGGACTTCGATGTCAACTACTCGGTGACCCTCGTCGATCAGGCCGAGTGGACGCCTTCGATCGATGGAACCGCCTTCGCGATAACGTGCGTCGAGTGTGGTAATACAGTTGACAACGAGGGAGAATCCGCACGAATAGCTGATCGTGTCTACCACTTCTGTTGCTCGTCGTGTCACACCAAATTCGAGAAACAGTATCAAAAGCTCGAGGAACAAGCGTGA
- a CDS encoding DUF4396 domain-containing protein, which produces MPIQQLVKQIEHAFAPARQLLKPILSSPTVLGVWVLFVVASVGTLWWDIRNRNQALPSMMKGVWTLVVLYSGPFGLAIYWYSGRTQIPHDSVGRRGLRSTAHCYSGCGAGEVVGITLAQGILALSIGWVAAVTFGFAYLFGYALTIGPLMQDGVGFEEATWDALLSETPSITIMEIFAIGTDLLLAAEAHMGQTLFWMALAFSLSIGFIVAWPVNVALVKYGVKEGMSDPSEMGDDSGRSSQAQAAD; this is translated from the coding sequence ATGCCAATACAACAACTCGTCAAACAGATCGAACACGCGTTCGCACCGGCACGTCAGCTATTGAAACCGATTCTGTCCAGTCCCACGGTGCTGGGCGTCTGGGTCCTGTTCGTCGTCGCGTCCGTCGGGACCCTCTGGTGGGACATCCGGAATCGGAACCAGGCACTGCCGTCGATGATGAAGGGCGTCTGGACGCTGGTCGTCCTCTACTCCGGGCCGTTCGGACTCGCCATCTACTGGTACTCCGGACGGACCCAGATCCCGCACGACTCGGTGGGACGTCGAGGTCTTCGCTCCACAGCCCACTGCTACTCGGGATGTGGTGCGGGTGAGGTGGTCGGTATCACGCTCGCTCAGGGTATCCTCGCACTCAGCATCGGGTGGGTCGCGGCAGTCACCTTCGGGTTCGCGTACCTCTTCGGTTACGCGCTGACCATCGGCCCGCTCATGCAGGACGGTGTCGGATTCGAAGAGGCGACGTGGGATGCACTCCTGAGCGAGACACCTTCGATCACGATCATGGAGATATTCGCCATCGGGACCGATCTCTTGCTCGCTGCCGAAGCCCACATGGGCCAAACGCTGTTTTGGATGGCGCTGGCGTTCTCGCTGTCTATCGGATTCATCGTCGCCTGGCCTGTCAACGTCGCACTCGTGAAGTACGGCGTCAAGGAGGGAATGAGCGATCCCTCCGAGATGGGCGACGACAGCGGCAGAAGTTCGCAGGCACAGGCGGCCGACTAA
- a CDS encoding multicopper oxidase domain-containing protein, with amino-acid sequence MNGQADPDADLLRIRRDEHVRIRMTNRSPVVHPMHLHGHFFRVGDAVKDTVPVPGHMGQVIIEFHADNPGRWLFHCHNLYHLDAGMARVLRYVE; translated from the coding sequence ATCAATGGGCAGGCAGATCCCGACGCGGACCTGCTTCGGATCCGCCGGGACGAACACGTCCGAATCCGGATGACGAACCGAAGTCCGGTCGTCCACCCGATGCACCTCCACGGCCATTTCTTCCGCGTCGGCGACGCAGTCAAGGACACCGTCCCCGTACCGGGACATATGGGACAGGTCATCATCGAGTTCCACGCCGATAACCCCGGTCGGTGGCTGTTCCACTGTCACAACCTCTACCACCTCGACGCGGGAATGGCGCGCGTCCTCAGATACGTCGAGTGA
- a CDS encoding potassium channel family protein — protein MSLLYAVLGLFVLLGTVVDLLWTTLWVEGGAGPLTDRLMRSIWCGLRRTADRHSRRLTLAGPLILVVSLSTWIVLLWLGWTLIFAGAENAVTEVNGPATVTWVERFYFTGYSLFTLGNGGFAPSGAVWQIVTVVMTASGMLFITLIVTYVLSILGVVTQKQQFASNVSGLGAYSEAVVEAGWNGSELDGFDLPIETITTELNELTVNHMAYPILHYFYTQRRQYSAVVSVAILDDSLTLLRFGVPPEHQPSTAVLKNARSSVENYLEMVSDTFAQSDGTPPEPDLNMLRENGIPTVSDEDFADALEEKQERRRRLHGLTDADARYWPRPENE, from the coding sequence GTGAGTCTCCTATACGCCGTACTCGGTCTGTTCGTTCTCTTGGGCACGGTCGTCGACCTCTTGTGGACCACGCTCTGGGTCGAGGGAGGCGCGGGACCCCTCACGGATCGGCTGATGAGAAGCATCTGGTGCGGGCTTCGACGGACTGCAGACCGCCACTCGCGGCGTCTCACTCTGGCGGGCCCGCTGATCCTCGTCGTCAGCCTCTCGACGTGGATAGTACTGCTGTGGCTGGGTTGGACGCTCATCTTCGCAGGCGCGGAGAACGCCGTGACCGAAGTCAATGGACCCGCGACCGTCACTTGGGTCGAACGGTTCTACTTCACCGGCTACTCGCTATTCACGCTCGGGAACGGTGGATTCGCCCCGAGCGGGGCCGTCTGGCAGATCGTCACTGTGGTCATGACGGCGAGCGGGATGCTGTTCATCACGCTGATCGTCACATACGTCCTCTCTATCCTCGGTGTGGTCACGCAGAAACAACAGTTCGCCAGCAACGTCAGCGGACTCGGGGCGTACAGTGAGGCCGTCGTTGAGGCCGGGTGGAACGGGAGTGAACTCGACGGGTTCGACCTCCCGATCGAGACGATCACGACCGAACTCAACGAGTTGACGGTGAATCACATGGCCTATCCCATCCTCCACTACTTCTACACGCAGCGACGGCAGTACTCGGCAGTCGTAAGCGTCGCCATCCTCGACGACTCGCTCACGTTGCTGCGATTCGGCGTCCCACCGGAACACCAACCGAGCACCGCTGTCCTAAAGAACGCACGTTCGAGCGTAGAGAACTACCTGGAGATGGTCAGCGACACGTTCGCGCAGTCGGACGGAACTCCACCCGAACCCGACTTGAACATGCTCCGCGAGAACGGCATCCCGACGGTTTCCGACGAGGATTTCGCTGATGCTCTGGAGGAGAAGCAGGAGCGCCGGAGACGGTTACACGGGCTAACTGACGCCGATGCTCGATACTGGCCGCGCCCCGAGAACGAGTAA
- a CDS encoding four-helix bundle copper-binding protein encodes MAQIDDLLDDSTRECIDNCHEAVKACAHCADECADKGEEMAECLRLCRDVVTVASTCAQLCASGSQFNGDIAETCADVCESCADECEQHDHDHCQACVEPLRQCAESCRSMA; translated from the coding sequence ATGGCTCAGATCGACGACCTGCTCGACGATTCGACCCGCGAGTGTATCGACAACTGTCACGAGGCCGTGAAGGCGTGCGCCCATTGCGCCGACGAGTGCGCCGACAAGGGCGAGGAGATGGCGGAATGTCTCCGGCTCTGCCGCGACGTGGTCACCGTCGCTTCGACGTGCGCGCAGCTCTGTGCGTCGGGCTCGCAGTTCAACGGCGACATCGCTGAGACGTGTGCCGACGTGTGCGAATCGTGCGCCGACGAGTGCGAACAGCACGACCACGACCACTGTCAGGCGTGCGTCGAGCCCCTCCGTCAGTGTGCGGAGTCCTGCCGTTCGATGGCGTAA
- a CDS encoding SHOCT domain-containing protein, giving the protein MAEPSNRDWVTILIVVLAVLILWPVLMMLGFGGIGMGYGGYGGMMGGLYGSGGSGWVGLGIQLLFLLAILGGGYFVVRRLLNQHDSHDAAREELRRAYARGDLSDEEFETRQSKL; this is encoded by the coding sequence ATGGCAGAACCGAGTAACCGCGACTGGGTGACCATCCTCATCGTCGTCCTCGCCGTCCTCATCCTCTGGCCCGTGCTAATGATGCTGGGCTTCGGAGGTATAGGGATGGGATATGGCGGTTATGGCGGGATGATGGGCGGGCTCTACGGAAGCGGTGGGTCCGGATGGGTCGGGTTGGGAATCCAGTTGCTATTCCTGCTCGCCATCTTGGGCGGCGGTTACTTCGTCGTCCGCCGCCTCCTCAACCAGCACGATTCCCATGACGCGGCGAGAGAAGAACTCCGTCGCGCGTACGCCCGCGGAGACCTCTCGGATGAAGAGTTCGAGACACGGCAGTCGAAACTCTAG
- a CDS encoding DUF302 domain-containing protein: MPYTIQKRVGGEFDAVVETTIESLENEGFGVLCDIDVQQTLKKKLDEDFRRYRILGACNPQLAHRALQEEIELGALLPCNVIVYEDDDGVTVSAVDPEQLVGMADNPALDSVAAEVHERFERVLAAVEAGGGTDDGRTE; encoded by the coding sequence ATGCCCTATACTATACAGAAAAGAGTCGGTGGTGAGTTCGACGCTGTCGTCGAGACGACCATCGAATCGCTCGAAAATGAGGGGTTCGGTGTCCTCTGCGATATCGATGTGCAGCAGACGCTCAAGAAGAAACTCGACGAGGACTTCCGACGATACCGAATTCTTGGTGCGTGTAACCCCCAGCTGGCGCATCGCGCCCTCCAGGAGGAGATCGAGTTGGGGGCACTTCTGCCGTGTAACGTCATCGTCTACGAGGACGACGACGGCGTCACCGTAAGCGCCGTCGACCCCGAGCAGTTAGTCGGCATGGCGGACAACCCCGCGCTCGATTCCGTGGCAGCGGAGGTACACGAACGATTCGAACGCGTCTTGGCCGCAGTCGAAGCGGGGGGAGGTACTGACGATGGCAGAACCGAGTAA